The bacterium DNA window CGCCTAGCGGTCCCGGCGGGCCCGCTCCAGGAACTCGCGCTCGCCGGCCGTGAGGGCGTGGATCCCCTCGCGGCTGACCTTCTCGAGGATCTCGTCGACGCGGCGATGGCGTTCGCGCTGCTGGCGCAGCGCCCGCCGGCGCCGCCAGCCACCGAGGTCCAGCCAACGGCGGCGGTACCAGCCGGTCCGCATCAGGATCATCCCCGAGAAGAGCCCCCCGATGTGGGCGAGATGGGCGATGCTGCCGCCGCCCTGGACGGCGCCGAGCAGGTCGATCGCCGCGACCACCCAGATGAAGTAGCGCACCTGCATCGGGATGAAGAAGAAGGCGAGGATGACGCGGTCCGGAAACAGGTGCCCGTAGGCGGCGAGGATGCCGAGCACGGCGCCCGAGGCGCCCAGCACGGGGCTGCCCGTGAAGAGGCTGCAGAGCCCGGCGACCACGCCGCA harbors:
- a CDS encoding rhomboid family intramembrane serine protease, whose amino-acid sequence is MNAYRRRRDGLPFGDSPYPWTLRLVTLNVLIFVLLLVARHTGWGLALFSELILVPGQVLRGHVWQLFTYMFLHSPSLERFLFLPLPTHIVFNMLILWMMGREVEMSLGAGGFLRLYFICGVVAGLCSLFTGSPVLGASGAVLGILAAYGHLFPDRVILAFFFIPMQVRYFIWVVAAIDLLGAVQGGGSIAHLAHIGGLFSGMILMRTGWYRRRWLDLGGWRRRRALRQQRERHRRVDEILEKVSREGIHALTAGEREFLERARRDR